The following nucleotide sequence is from Cytophagia bacterium CHB2.
CTTCTGCGCTCTGGATTTCCTTCAACACGGCCTTCAGGCGTTCTTCGAACTCGCCGCGGTACTTCGCGCCGGCGACCAGCGTCGCCATTTCGATTTGAATGAGGCGCTTGTTTTTCAGCGATTCCGGCACGTCGCCGTGCGCGATGCGCTGCGCAATGCCTTCGACAATCGCGGTTTTGCCGACGCCCGGGTCGCCGACGAGCACGGGATTGTTTTTGGTGCGGCGCGACAACACCTGCACCGCCCGCCGGATTTCCTCATCGCGGCCGATCACCGGATCGAGCTTGCCGCTGCGCGCCAGCTCGGTGACATCGCGGCCAAAACGCTCCAGCGCCTGATATTTGCCTTCGGGATTTTGATCGGTGACGCGCTGCGTGCCGCGAATCTCCTTCAGCACTTTGAAAATGTTGTCACGCGTGACGCCCTGCTGCCGCAAAAGCTGGCCGGCTGCGCCTTGTTTTTCTTCCGCAATCGCAATCAGCAAGTGCTCGCTGCTGACGTATTCGTCCTTGAGCTGGCGCATTTCGTTTTGCGCCTGATTGAACACATTTGCCAGCCGGTGCGAAACGTAAATGTTGCCGACGGCGCCGGCGCCGGAGACGCGCGGCATGCGCCGCAACTCATCTTCCAGGCGGCTCTGCACCAGGCTCACATTCGCGCCCAGCTTTTTTAGGATTGCGACGGCGACGCCTTCGCTGTCACGCAACATTGCCTGCAACAGGTGTTCGACTTCGATCTGCTGCTGTCCGGTTTCTGAGGCAAGTTGCTGCGCGGCAGCTACCGCCTCTTGCGCTTTGAGTGTAAATTTATCGAGCGTCATGTCATGTTCTCCTCAATTTTCTCGCAATATTGACGAGATATAATGGAATTCATTAGCAAATTTCTTTATCAATATCAACCATCGAAACGATGATAAACAAAGAGCATACCAGTGCCAAATTTCTGACAGGCTGGCAAAAAATTTGTCAACTGAAAGTTAGATTGGCAATCATGTTTGACAGGATGACATACGCAAAAAAATCCCTTGCGCTTCTCGCCTTCCGGTTGCAATTTGGGCTTAACTTTTGGAAATACTGCCCGTAAAAGTAAGCCGCCAATTATCGCCCAAACGCTGGGTAGAATCGTCTGATAATTTTCATTAGCTTTGCGAGGGAGATATGAGAAGATCATGTATTGTACTCCTGAGCGCGTTGCTCGTTGTCGCCTGCCGTGAGCGCCCGGCAGATCGCGATCGTGAAGCAGACCGCCGCCGCGAGAGTCGAGCCAGCCGTGCTGCAAGTGAAGAGCTTGTGATTCGGCAAACCATCGCATTAACGAATCAAACCGCGTTGCGCCTGGATCTCGAATATGCCGCCGGTCGGCTCGATGTGGAACCGGCTTCCGACGGCGTGCTGGCTGAATTGGACTTGCGTTTTTCAAGCGAAGAGCATCGTCCGACAATTGATTTCGATAGCACCAGTACCTCGCCGACGCTATGGATTCACAGCCCCAAGCGCCGCAATGACAATGTCGATCTTGACCGGCTGCGCGATAATCACTGGCGCCTCAAGCTCTCGCCGCAGATTCCCATCACGTTCGACATTGAAGGTGGCGCGTTTGATGCGCTGCTTGATTTCAGCGGTTTGAAAGTCGCCAGTCTCAATCTCGATGTGGGCGCCGGAGAGTTGGATATCGAATTTCGCGAGCCGAACCCCGAGACGCCGAATCTGCGCATCAACTCCGGCGCAGCCTCGATCGATGCGCGCGGTTTATGTTACGCCAATTTCCGCAGTTTCATCTTCAACGGCGGCGCCGGCAAATCGGATTTGTCATTTGACGGCGATTATCAAGGCGAGGGTGAAGTCGAAATGAATTTCGGCGTGGGCGTCAATTCCGTCGCATTGAGCCGTGCGTTGGGCGTGCGCGTCCGCAAAGAGGGATCGTTTCTCTCGCCCATCAGCCTGCGCGATTTCGTCAAGCAGGGCGATACCTACTATTCCGAGAATTACGATACGGCCCAGAGTAAACTCGATTTTTATATTAAGATGGGGGTCGGACATACCTCGATTCGCTGGATCAAGTAAAAACAATTGCAGAGACAAGCGCGATAAGCCGATGTCACTTGCCACTTGCTCAATCCCGTGCCATGAAGTCTGAAATCAACCGCACTGCCTCACAAGACAATATCGTTTTGCTGGTTTTAGCGTTGCTGGGCGCGGCGCTGTTCTTCGCGCTGTTCCAGCGCGTCACGCCGGCGGCCAAACTACATATCGAGCTTAATCGTGACGAAGCCGAGGCCGCCGCGCGCGACTATTTGAAGTCGCTCGATTATAACGTCGCCGGCTTCGAAGAAAACATCATGCTCGTGATTGACGACAAACAGGAAAGCTTCTTGCAGGCGCAAAACGCCACACCGGATGAGCGCGCCCTGATTGAGCGGCATCATCCAGTTGCGGCGTGGGAGATAATCTATCGCCATCCCGAGACAAGCGAGCGTTTTCAACTCATGGCGTCGCCCACCGGCGAGGTATTTCACTTTGAGCATATTTTGCCGACCAACGTCGAAGGCGAGATGATGCCGCAGGCTGCAGCGCGCTTATTGACGCGCGACTTTCTGGCGCAGCATAAAGGCATTGACTGGGAAGACTATGAAACCGTCGATGCGCAGATGATCAAACAAGAGGCGCGCACGGATCATAATTTCATCTGGGAAAATCGCGCGCCTGCCGCAGGCGGCATGAAGCTCCGGCTCAAAGCCATTGTGTTGGGCGACAAAATCGGCGGCTGGATGCAGCAGGTGCAATACCCCCGGGACTTTTCCGAAGAGTACACCCAGCGCGTCAACGCGGCCAATTGGTTTCACGCCGCGGGAACTGTGCTGCTCATGTTGATGGCCGCCATCAGCCTGGTGATTTTCATGCTGCGTTTCCGCGCCGGAGAAGTGGGGTTGCGCAACGCCCTGGCGCTGGCGTGCTTCATCTTCATGTGTACCCTGCTTTTTTTCATCAACGTGGTGCCGGCGCAGGGCATCACCCGTGAGAGCCTGCTCTCCGACAATCGCGGTTTTTATGTTGTCGCCACCTACATCAATATTTTGTTATTGACCGTGATCGTTACCGTCGGCGTGTTTTTGGTTTGGATTAGCGGTGAATCGCTGACGCGCGAAGTCTGGCCGGAAAAATTGCGCGCCTACGACGCCCTCTTTACCGGCCGTTTTTTCTTTCCGGAATTCGGCTACGCCATTTTGCGCGGCGCGGCGTTGGCGTTCATTCACTTGGGATGTTGGTATGCGTTGGTGCGCGCCTTCATCAAACAACCGGAACAATGGCTGGTCACAAGCCATTATGACGAACAAATTTTTTCAGCGTTCCTGCCGGCCGGTTTGCCCATTTTCTTCGGAATCTATTCCGCCGTTTTGTTCACTTCCTACGCGCCGCTTTTTACGCTGAGTTTTTTTAATCGCCGGCTAAAAAATACTTTGGTCGCCGCGGCGCTAACGCTGTTGTTGTTCGAAACCGTTTTTAGCGGCACGTTTACGATTCATGATCGCTGGTGGCAAGCAGGTTTTGCCGTGCTGATTGGCGTGATCACCTACGTTTTTTATTGGCGCTACGATCTGCTCACCGTTTCATTCGGCATCGGCATTGCCACCGCCCTGCCGCACGCCATGACGTTGCTGGCGCAACCGGACAGCGGTTTTCGCGCTGCGGGCTGGTTTTCGCTCAGCCTGCTGTTCGCCTTGCTGATCTTCGGCTACATTGCCGTCGCGCGCGGCAAGCAAATCAGCGACCGCACGATTACGCCGCGCTATGTGCGCTATTTAACCGAGCGCGAACGCTTGAAAATGGAGCTTGAAATCGCGCGCAAAGCCCAGCTTCGCATGCTGCCGCAGCAAATTCCGCAATTGCCCGGCCTTGACATTGCGGCGCACTCGGAACCGGCCAAAGAAGTCGGCGGCGACTATTATGATTTCGTGACCCTGGATGAAAATCGCCTAGGCGTGGTGATCGGCGATGTTTCCGGCAAAGGCATGCCGGCCGCGCTTTACATGACGTTGACCAAAGGCTTTTTGCAGGCGCGCGCGCTGCCGCATGCCTCGCCCAAGGAAATCCTATGCAGCATGAATCGCGGCTTTTATCAAACCGCTGACCGCAACATGTTCGTCAGTTTGTTTTATCTTATTTTTGATCCGGCGCAACAAACCGTCATGTGCGCGCGCGCCGGCCACAATCCCATCATCATTCACAAGCATGCCAGCCGGTATACAAAATTGCTGCAGCCGCCCGGCATTGCGCTCGGCCTGGAAAAAGGCGAAATTTTCGAGCGCATCATTCAACAAGAAACGTGCAGCCTGGAGAAAGGCGATACCCTGGTGCTGTATACCGACGGCCTCACCGAAGCCATGAATAACAAGCGCGAGGAATTCGGCGAAGAGCGCCTGCTCGATTTGATCGCAGGCAACAATCATGGCTCAGCCGGCGATCTGCTCGATTTGATTCGCAAGGAACATCGCAATTTCATCGGCCGTGAGGATCAATTCGATGATTTAACCTGCGTCGTTGTGAAGATCAAATAAATCAAAAGGGGAGATGGGCAACAATCTATTTCTGCGATCTCGACGTCTCGTGTGTATGAATCTTTGTCTTGTTGCTCCCTTGAACATCCAATTGCCTCGAGAGACGATTGCCACCCCGAACCAGCTCCAACTCACCGCAAAAACGAACCTATGATGCCGTCGTTATTGGTTCCGGCCCGAATGGATTAGCCGCCGCGATCACGCTCGCGCAAGCCGGCGCCGCCGTTTTGGTCATCGAAGGCAAAGAAACCCCGGGCGGCGGCACGCGCACGCAGCCGCTGACCCTCCCCGGTTTTCTGCATGATGTCTGCTCTGCCGTACACCCCATGGGACTTGCTTCACCCTTTTTGCGCAGTTTGCCGTTGCAGCAGCACGGCCTTGCATGGCTGCACCCGGATCTGCCGCTGGCGCATCCGCTGGATCACGGCCAGGCTGCGATCCTGTCGCGCTCGCTGGCGGAAACTGTCGAGCAGCTCGGCGCCGATGGCAACAGATACCAACGGCTTTTTGCCCCATTGATTGAAAGCGCGGGAGACCTGCTCCAGGATGTGCTGGGCCCGTTGAAAATTCCGCGCCACCCGTTCACGCTGGCGCGCTTTGGCTTGCGCGCGCTGCGGTCTGCTTCAGCGCTGGCGCAAAGCCATTTCACTCAACCACAAACACGCGCACTGTTTGCCGGAAACGCCGCGCATGCCATCTTGCCGTTAGAGCAACCGCTCTCGGCAGCCATTGGCCTGATGTTGATGACCATGGGGCACGCGGTGGGCTGGCCGTTTGCCCGCGGTGGATCGCAAGCGATTGCTGACGCCCTCGTGCGCTACCTGCAAACGTTGGGTGGAGAGTTGGTCTGCGGTTGGCCCGTTGTGACGCTTGACGAGTTGCCCAAAGCCGAAGTCATCCTGTGCGACGTTGCGCCGCGCGCGCTGGCTGGTTTGGCTGGCAATGGCTTGCCCGAGGGCTATCGCCGCGCCTTGTTGCGTTACCGGCATGGCCCGGGCGCTTTCAAAATCGATTGGGCGCTGAGCGAACCGATTCCGTGGGCGGCGGCCGCATGCCGCCGCGCAGGCACAGTGCATGTGGGCGGCACGTTGGAAGAAGTCGCAGCGGCAGAACGCGCCTGCTGGCAAGGCAAAGCAAGCGCGCAGCCGTTTGTGCTGGTGTCACAGCCAAGCCTGTTTGATCCGTCGCGCGCGCCGCAGGATAAACATGTGGGATGGGCCTACTGCCATGTCCCGCCCGGAGGCGCGGAAAACATGACGGAATATTTGGAAAATCAGATCGAACGCTTTGCTCCGGGTTTTCGCGACTGCATTCTTGCCCGGCACACAATGGCTCCGGCCGATTTCGAAAACTATAATGCCAATTACGTTGGCGGCGACATCATCGGCGGCGTGACCGATTGGCGGCAACTCTTCACCCGGCCTGTGATCCGGATCAATCCCTACCAGACTCCTCGCAAAAATCTCTTCCTCTGCTCTGCTTCGACTCCGCCGGGCGCGGGTGTGCATGGCATGTGCGGCTATCATGCTGCTCGCGCTGCCCTCAAAAGATTGCGATGACGGCGCTCTCTCGTCTCTCTCGAAACGTAAAATTTAAGCAAATTCGAATTCTGCCATTCCGCAAGACTACGACAGCGAAGGTACGTAGCTTGCGCAACATCGGGGCAGCGTAGGAAACGCTGAAGCCACCACCAACCTCCCATGGACGATTAATCGGTTTTCCCGGAATTCGCATAACCCTCCAGCATTTTTACGGGCGTGTTTTGTCATCGAACGGTATGATTCGCTTACTTGCGAGCTAAAGTAAATTCGGAAAATGTGGTTGTTCTTGAGTTCATCCGAATCCAACAGGCAAACGTGTATCATCGTCCGCCAAGGCCTTTTGGCGAATACTCGTTATAACACCGTTTCACACAATAGACCGGAATTGCCTATTCGCAAAATCGAGTACCGTCAATTCATTCCGTTGGATCAAGATCGTCACATCTCAACAAACGGAGGGGTATTTTATATGGCCTTCACCACATCAGCACATTCTGCAACACCCGAGAAGAGAGTTTATCGCCTGACGGTTTTTTCCTTCTTGTGGGCTTGTCAAGCCCTGGTGCATCAGGAGTTTTTTTGGGATTGGCTGCCGAAGGGGAGAATTCTGGGATATGCCGTAACCCTCGCGGCTATCCTGCTGATGTTCAATCCGCGTTCGGTGTCGCTGTTGGGTCTTTTGGCATTGGTGAGTTTTTCGTACAATGTCACGCGCTGGCCGCGGCTGGCAAATCACATTTTTGCCGAAGGATTGATCAATCTTGTTATAGTGATCGCGGTACTCTGGACCCTTTACCAGAATCGTCATCAAATCGGCGCGCCGGGTTGGAGTTGGTACACGCTGGGATTGAACAACCGTAAATCGACCAACAACCTGCTGCGGCGTTTTGCGCCGGTCATGCGCGCCTCGGTGATTATCATTTACCTCTTCGCCACCTTGCACAAGCTCAACTGGGATTTTTTTGATCCAGCCATCAGTTGCGCCACCACCATGTACAACCGTCTGCCGGCATTATTTACGTTCATGCCCGATTATCATTGGGGCCCGCTGGTGTCGATCTGGGGTACACTGATTATTGAGCTCGTCCTGCCGATTTTTCTCATTTTCCGCAAGACGCGCTACTACGCGCTGGCCATCGGCATACCGTTTCATTTGATGCTCGGCTTGATCGGCCATCGGACCTTTTCCGCATTTGCCTTTGCCAACTACTTCCTGTTCACCGACGAAAGATTCATTCAAGCGTTAAATGACCGCTTACGCGCGCTGCGCCAGTGGCTCAGCCAATTTCAGCGTGAGCAGATTCACCGCTATCTTTGGATGGGCATCGGCGTCATACTTCTCGGCATCGTCGCCGGTTTTGCGGCAGATTTTTTGGATTCGAAACGCTTGCGTAAAACCGTCTGGCTCGTTTGGTCACTCACCATGATTGCCGCTTATGTGATTGTCTTGCGCCGGCAAAAAATACTGGGCTTGCCGGCGCCGAAAACCGCGTTGCGCTGGAGCAACCCCGGTTTGCTCTGGATGTTGCCGTTGGTGGTCGTGTTCAACGGCATGAATCCCTATTTGGGATTGAAAACCCATGTCGCCTTCGCGATGTACAGCAATTTGCGCACGGAAGGCGGGGAGTGGAATCACATCTTCATGCCGAGATGGTTGAAGGTTGCCAAATATCAAGATGATCTGGTCGAAGTCATTGATGCGACGCACAAACAGTTCGACGAGTTGAAGACCCAAAATCTGCTCATTCCTCATTTTGAATTCCGTCGCATCATCGACAAAATCAAAGGCGATGTTTGGGTTCACTACGTGCACAACGGCGAACACAAAATACTGGAGATCAAAAACGGACAATGCAACCAAACAGGCTTTGTTAAAGGAAGCACCGGACTGCTGGGCAAGTTTCTGGTTTTTCGGCCGGTTTACAAAGACGGCGCCTTAGCCGACTGTTTACGTTAGCGGCGTTGCCGGCGCGCATCGCTTCCGGGGAAATAGCATTCGTGTTCACCACCGGCTTGCGCGAAATGCAGGAACGCCATTCAAACAATGTGCTTATTTTTGCAACCGCTAATAAACGCAAATATTCGGTAACTTTAATTTGCGTTTATTAGCGTTCATTTGCAGTTTGATAGAGTATTACACCCGCTGAAAAGGCTTTTGGCGTATTTCGCAGGTCCGAAATGGAATCTGCCGAAGTCGAATTAATAACACAAAAACCATCCGTCAACGCCTCACAAGTTTCCCCTGTTAGAAATAACTTGCACTTCTCGCCTGCCGGTTGCAATTTGTTGCGCAATCATCTGCCGCTGCTATTTTTTAAGAGGAGTCATGGGAAATGGTTCCCCGCTTGCGCGACGATTTCAACCGGCGCTTTTCTGTTGAGAACTATCAAAAATTTTTGCGCGAACTAGATGAGGCCGCCGGCGCGCATGTCGATTTTCGCGTGTGCGAAACGCCGGTGTTCATGCCCGCAGAGGTTCGGTTGCATCTCCAGCAAGCTGCCCTGGAATTGGCGCAGCAGGTAAGCCGCCCCGAATATTTGCGCGCCTCGATCGCGGCTGTGCCGGAGGCCTTCCGCGTGCCGAATGATGACAATCATCCGTTGTTTTTGGCGATCGACTTTGCCCTCACGCAAAATGAAAATGGGCAACTTGAACCCAGGCTCATCGAATTGCAAGGCTTTCCCTCGCTTTATGCCTATCAAGTCGTTCTATGCCAGTCTTTCATCAAAGCCTATGAATTGGGAAATTTAAAATACTTGCTCGGCGATTTGACTGAAGCGGAATATCTGCTCCTGTTCAAAGAGGCGTTGCTCGCCGGACATGATCCAGAAAATGTCATTCTCATGGAAATCGAGCCGGAGAAGCAAAAGACGGCAGTCGATTTTGCTTGCACGGAGCGCTTTACCGGCGTGAAGGCCGTGTGCGTGACGAAGATCAAAAAACGCGGAGGCAAGCTTTACTACTTTGACAAGGGCCGGGAGATTCCGATTCATCGCATTTATAATCGCGTCATCATTGACGAATTCGTCAAAAAAAATATTCGCATCGAGTTCGACTTTCGCGACGATTTGGCGGTGGAATGGGCCGGGCATCCGAATTGGTACTTTCGCATCAGCAAATTTTCCATGCCCTATCTCGATCATCCGGCCGTGCCGCGCACGTTTTTTCTCAACGCGCTCGAACACTATCCCGAGCCGTTGAGTAATTATGTTTTGAAGCCGCTGTTTTCGTTCGCTGGCAGCGGTGTGATCATCGACGTGACGCGCGAGCAGCTCGAGGCGATACCAGCGCAGGAACGCAGCAACTATATTTTGCAGGAAAAAATCACCTATGCCCCTCTCATCAAAACGCCGGACGAGCCGGCCAAAGCTGAGATTCGCATGATGTTTATTTGGCAGGAAAAACCCCGGCTGGTAAATTGGCTGGCGCGTTTGAGCAAAGGCAAGATGATGGGCGTCGATTTCAACAAAAACAAAACCTGGATCGGCTCCTCGGGGTGTTTGTATGA
It contains:
- a CDS encoding AAA family ATPase — translated: MTLDKFTLKAQEAVAAAQQLASETGQQQIEVEHLLQAMLRDSEGVAVAILKKLGANVSLVQSRLEDELRRMPRVSGAGAVGNIYVSHRLANVFNQAQNEMRQLKDEYVSSEHLLIAIAEEKQGAAGQLLRQQGVTRDNIFKVLKEIRGTQRVTDQNPEGKYQALERFGRDVTELARSGKLDPVIGRDEEIRRAVQVLSRRTKNNPVLVGDPGVGKTAIVEGIAQRIAHGDVPESLKNKRLIQIEMATLVAGAKYRGEFEERLKAVLKEIQSAE
- a CDS encoding NAD(P)/FAD-dependent oxidoreductase; translation: MPPRTSSNSPQKRTYDAVVIGSGPNGLAAAITLAQAGAAVLVIEGKETPGGGTRTQPLTLPGFLHDVCSAVHPMGLASPFLRSLPLQQHGLAWLHPDLPLAHPLDHGQAAILSRSLAETVEQLGADGNRYQRLFAPLIESAGDLLQDVLGPLKIPRHPFTLARFGLRALRSASALAQSHFTQPQTRALFAGNAAHAILPLEQPLSAAIGLMLMTMGHAVGWPFARGGSQAIADALVRYLQTLGGELVCGWPVVTLDELPKAEVILCDVAPRALAGLAGNGLPEGYRRALLRYRHGPGAFKIDWALSEPIPWAAAACRRAGTVHVGGTLEEVAAAERACWQGKASAQPFVLVSQPSLFDPSRAPQDKHVGWAYCHVPPGGAENMTEYLENQIERFAPGFRDCILARHTMAPADFENYNANYVGGDIIGGVTDWRQLFTRPVIRINPYQTPRKNLFLCSASTPPGAGVHGMCGYHAARAALKRLR